The DNA region gaaaatagaatagaatagagaacaacgtaggaaagaagagaataccgaatagagtagagaatagaatagagaacaatgcagaagagaatagaatacagaacagaataaaatacagaacagaaaagaatagattggattggatttattatatttctatgctgccctattcccagaagggactcagggcggctcacaaccaagtcagggtgggggaggtacaaataggaaaaagaacacaaacaaaacaataccacaatttaaaacacacaacaagcataccattcgaggggggggaacaaaaactcattagccccaggcctgtcggaacagccaggttttaagggctttgcggaaggcctgaagtgTGGTGAGAAATAGAGAAGAAGAatagagaattgaattgaattctttattgaccaagtgtgatcgaacgcacaaggaatttgtctccggtgcataatctcacagtgtacatataaacagcaagtaatagaTCATAGGTCATCATCATAGTTACAATCGATAATCACAAAGTTACAAATAACAActgataaatcataagaaaccAATAGGAGAAGATAATAGGAAATCTGAGAAGATGACAAAAGATTAGAAATGGGACAGTGCTGGGGGAATTAAGTGTTATTATTAAATAGTGTTTTAGTATAAAATTTTAAACTGTATAAACCAGCCTTCTTTAGAATATTAAAATTCTGAAGTAAAGTCATACACTAGCAATTACTACTACTGTGCTTGAGATTTAACAGCTTTCTGATATCAGATTTAAGCAGTGGGGCTTCTCAATAATGATGGGATCATTTGGTATTTTAATTTTCTCTGATCAGTTTTCCATGAAGAACTAATTTTCTGATTCCTGGAAATTCTGCTCTTTGGCCATTATAAATGTTCTAGTTCGTTTCATGTGCTCATTTCTGTTCATTTTGTTCATTCCTCTGACGTTTAAAGAAAGAATTAGGAGTTTTGTCTATTCATTAGGTTTGGGTTTGAGATGGGCCTTTCCTTCTAAGAGGGATTATCGATTTGTATCACTGATTATTTATCTTGCATTCGCTTTAACCCAAAATAAAAACTTCTCCATACAGTTGGCTGGGGAACAGATCAGGGTATCGGAGGATTTGGGGAAGAGCCTGGAATTAAAGGACAGTTAATGAATCTGATCCGATCAGTACGGACGGTTATGAGAGGTAAGATTGACATAATACTATCGGTGCAAAACAGTTGGGAATTAAATTCCTTcccaaatataggtagtcctcagcttacagccaTTCGttcagtggccattcaaagtggTAACGGTACTGGGAAAttcatttcagcatccccatggtcacatgatcagtatTGAGATGCTTGacaaccagttcatatttatgacacttgcagtgtcccaagggTCATCCAATCACCTTTCGCGACCTTCTAACCAAgcgcaatggggaagccagattcacttaacaattgtggccagaaagcctgtaaaatggagcaaaactcacttaacaactgggagcttcatcacttgagacttccaggaagagattggactaccatttgtcagaaatggtatagggtctcctgcttgagcagggggttggactagatgacctataatgtcccttccaactctgttaatctgttaaatttggGGCTCACTTGTGATTGTCAACCAAAGACCacctataatatatatatattttcctcgtTCCTTTGAATCTTTCTTGACGCCTGAGAATGGCCAGGACAaatccatgcaattttcttggaagTATTTTTTGGAAAGCCAGctttcctaaggcaggactagaactcacagccttcctAATTCTAGCCCAGTGACTTTAACAgcgacaccaaactggctttccccAAACACCTGGGTATTAACTAAATGTTAATGCTCTGCTAAAATTTACCAGGCTAATTTCGAACTGCTATATATTAATGGCATATTTGATAGCACTAATGCATCTAATCTTATGATCTTATATCTAATGACCACCATTCCAAAGAATGGAGCAGATCTTTAGCAAAGACGTATGTTATTATTCCTAAGCTCTttaccagtgatgaaattcatttttttttactactggttctgtgggcgtagcttggtgggcatggcaggggaaggatactgcaaaatctccattcccactccccttcctgtgggaaggatattgcaaaatccccattcctttcccactctgtagccagccagagatggtatttgctggttctccaaactaaaaatttccactaccggttctccagaacctgctgaatttcactcctgctctATACCTTTTTTTAGAAGAAATTTGATGGAGCATCAATGCTTCCCTGTTTCCAGATCTCTAAATTTTAGTCTAAGAgctctcctttttctaaagaatAAAAGATTCTCTAACCATTACATCCTTCATGGCCAAATCTATTTTAAGGACTTATTCCAGCATGCGGTAAATATAATAATGTTGTATTTTAGACAGCTTTTGCTTTGTTACTCAGAAAGCGTGTCTTGTGTGGATAAGTGCATGATATCATAATGCAGTGTATATTAACTATATACCACAATAATAGTGTCATGTTCCACTAAAGCCAAAGATGTTGCTTCAAGAAGCAAcgggactttctttgtttttccttgaagatgtttcccttctcatccaagaagctcagtcttgaactgaagaagcttttgggatgagaagggaaatgtcttaaGACTGGATTATAATCCTCacgactggattattgtaatgcgctctacatggggctgcccttgaagagtgtttgaagactccaattagtccagaatgcagccgcgcgagcgattgtgggtgcaccaaggtacacccacgttacacctatcctccgcaagctgcactggctacccattagtctccggacacgcttcaaggtgctggtcgctacctataaagccctacatggcatcggaactgggtacctgagagaccgcctcctgccgatcacctctctcagaccaattagatcgcacaggttgggtctcctccggattccatctgccagccaatgtcggttggcgactccccgggggagaaccttctctgttgcagctccggccctctggaatgagctccctgttgagatctggatccttacgaccctcccggccttccgcaaagccaccaagtcctggctgttccagcaggctgggggggggggggctgagaagcatctacctccacggaaattgtgaatgttggttttgtttttaatatgttgtctttgtctcgttttccccctttcccttgtcttttgtgagctgcccggagtcctccgggagtgggcggcatacaagacaaataaataaataaataaataaataaataaataaataaataaatgtcttcaaaggggggggtgtccagttgcctcttgaggaagcatctttgggacaaccacaacttgactgagaatctccgtagacatttaGCTGGGCACTAaacttttcaaaatataaaaattattcttcaactttgaaacacgACCTTGGTACTTTTAGCAGCTGTTGCATTCTTTTTTTGGTCGTTTACATGATTTAGCTCCCATTAAGCTGGGTGCTTGTATGTATGtttaaaaagcaagaaagaatCTAAACACAGATAGTTTATCCTTAGAAGATAAGCCAcaaaggtaatcctcaacttagcaACCACACATTTAACAACAGTTCAAAGCTAAAagagcactgggaaaaaaagtgatttatgaccgatcctcacatttatgactgttgcaacatccccacagtGAGATGATCcaaatccaggcacttggcaactagcatgtatttgcGGTGACTGCGGTAGCACAGGGTCAAAAGCAAtttagaaatactttttttttttttgaagcaaacTTTGTCCTGGACCGTTTCATTCAAGTGATATTCTTGTCCTATTAAGTTGTGTTCCAAAAATTATCAAAACCACAAAGAAATGGAGCGAGAGAAATTgtgggtttctccccccccccccccccacctttagcTATTCTTTTGAGTTTAACACAagttatggctaaccttttctgggctGAGTGTCCAAAGCATATGTGCCTGAATTCCCCAAATCCCCCGTGCACAAGCGCCTTGGCCCATGCATGTAtctcccctccacccccacccccacccatgtGCAGTAGAGACCTGACAACCAGCTGGCAAGTGGAAGGCGTGCACACAAGCACAGTGGAGCTGAACAGGGGCaacagctcacgtgcccacagagagggtgttGCACGCCACCTGTGGCTCGTGTGCCCCAGGTTCGCCAATAGGCTGTTGTTTGAAATgacgcttttcttttctttcttttttttaccagTGCCATTAATTGGAGTGAACACAGTGACGATtgtgctgttgttattatttggttgaaattgtctTCGGAAAATCTGGATAGCGTCTAAAGCAAACAAGACTGCAGACCGATTTGCACGTGGGATCCAATCTGAGAGAGCTGCTGAAGAAGCTGCAAATTTGTCTCAAATAAAGATGCCGTTTTCTATTTATTGTATTGCTTAATATGCACTCTGTTTCATTAAATCCAATAATTAAATGGAACCAGTTTTTCCCCCACTCTACGTGTTGTGGCAATGGTCTAAAGGTGCTGTTCTTACATTCCCGccatgagccgcggtggcgcagtggttagagtgcagtactgcaggctacttcagctgactgccagctgactgcaatttgcagttcgaatctcaccaggctcaaggttgactcagccttccatccttctgaggtgggtcaaataaGGATTGTTGGGGTccttatgctgactctgtaaacagtttagagagggttgtaaagcactgtgaagcactgtgagccaaggtggcgcagtggttaaatgcagcactgcaggctactgctagatcaacaggtcagcggttcaaatctcaccggctcagggttgactcagccttccatccttccgaggtgggtaaaatgaggacccagattgt from Thamnophis elegans isolate rThaEle1 chromosome 3, rThaEle1.pri, whole genome shotgun sequence includes:
- the IER3IP1 gene encoding immediate early response 3-interacting protein 1, which translates into the protein MAFTLYSLLQAALLFVNAIAVLHEERFLRRIGWGTDQGIGGFGEEPGIKGQLMNLIRSVRTVMRVPLIGVNTVTIVLLLLFG